The Litchfieldia alkalitelluris genome has a window encoding:
- a CDS encoding HD domain-containing protein: MLDKHNLIIQTEQFVYEILKNESSGHDWWHIQRVRKIALIIGEKEQGDLFIIEMAALLHDIADEKLNESEEIGINKVKYWLQHLELDQEISFHILEIIQSMSFKGGNRPPVKTTEGQVVQDADRLDAIGAIGIARTFAYAGSKGDLIYDPELPYRKELTKQEYRNGKSTAINHFYEKLLKLSGTLNTETARKIAKERHVFMERFLEQFYNEWNGQL; this comes from the coding sequence ATGCTAGACAAACATAATTTAATTATACAAACAGAACAATTTGTATATGAAATATTAAAAAATGAAAGCAGTGGGCACGACTGGTGGCATATTCAGCGTGTAAGAAAGATCGCATTAATAATTGGTGAAAAGGAACAAGGAGATTTATTCATTATAGAAATGGCAGCCTTACTTCATGACATTGCAGATGAAAAATTGAATGAAAGTGAAGAAATTGGCATTAATAAAGTAAAGTACTGGCTACAGCACCTTGAGCTTGATCAAGAGATTAGTTTTCACATTCTCGAAATTATACAATCGATGTCATTCAAAGGAGGTAATAGACCTCCGGTGAAAACGACTGAAGGACAAGTTGTACAAGATGCTGACCGGTTAGATGCAATCGGTGCGATTGGGATTGCAAGAACTTTTGCTTATGCAGGATCAAAGGGTGATTTAATTTATGATCCGGAGTTACCATACCGAAAAGAGTTAACAAAGCAAGAGTATCGCAATGGCAAATCAACAGCTATTAACCATTTCTATGAGAAATTATTAAAGCTTTCGGGTACGTTGAATACAGAAACAGCCAGAAAGATAGCGAAGGAAAGACATGTTTTTATGGAACGTTTTTTAGAGCAATTTTATAATGAATGGAATGGACAACTATGA
- a CDS encoding SH3 domain-containing protein, with amino-acid sequence MKKIILPTICFAVLSTPMFEKTIQAATTKASETKDNKATTYIKTVNVKVGSNLNLRSEPSIQSEIITKLSKGTAVTVQSEINGWAKVVVNGKNGYVNSEFLSKPSSHLGSSSKIKKTVNVSADSRLNFREKPTTTSKVLSTLEKGTVVSIHSEDNGWSKITVNGTSGYVSTQYLTVIESTLPVKEQNDAQEIDKTIKYVNVSDSSNLNMRDNPSTSGSIIHKLKSNKEVIVYSEVNGWSKIKVDGTEGFVSTQFLSQKKPINTSSKVEVENNTKQPLTKYVNVLKGSNLNMRNSNTTKSSVILKLASGVEVKVLSVKSDWTYIEAYGQKGFVSSRYLADKQDREPENLKETEEIKTVLKYVDVNSNSTLNLRSSASTNASIIAKLKKDTEVRVISERDGWSKVDIGGKVGYASSKFLKGRTEAPETTTDKNQDKEVQVNNKKYVHVPSGSSLNLHNNPSSSASVIVKIARGVEVNVISDSNSWSKIEVYGHQGYVNSESLSLTKPEQESSKPKETVVLKYVNVPVGSNLNMRTTPSTSGNIITKLARGSVVSVISEKNGWTKININGRNGYASSQYLSLVEINHSGTINGTISKTYISYDLSFDEFTALQMKANPQTDRKYKTYIREDALVIKNSELPTKGTVSGNGWNVRGGAGTNFWVIGKVDHGQDLQIISNHKGSDGFIWYEVNYDKTWVNASREDVKYYLNPANFSNNQVDIFQFLKLSETTNLNVTEVNERILSNKGILSGQAETFIAAGEMYGINEIYLISHALLETGNGQSDLAKGFKINGKTVYNMFGIGAFDGSALTSGAEYAYNAGWFTPEDAIIGGAKFIAQGYINAGQDTIYKMRWNPGGALEKGHATHQYASDIGWALKQVKQIHNLYSLLDSYEVKLEISQYK; translated from the coding sequence ATGAAGAAAATAATTTTGCCTACTATTTGTTTCGCTGTATTATCAACACCAATGTTTGAAAAAACAATTCAAGCAGCAACAACTAAAGCAAGTGAAACGAAGGATAATAAAGCTACTACATACATTAAAACTGTAAATGTTAAGGTAGGTTCAAATTTAAATCTCCGTTCAGAGCCATCCATTCAATCTGAAATTATTACTAAGCTTTCTAAGGGAACAGCCGTTACGGTCCAATCAGAAATAAATGGCTGGGCTAAGGTTGTAGTCAACGGTAAAAATGGATATGTAAATTCGGAATTTCTTTCTAAACCGTCTTCCCATTTAGGTTCATCAAGTAAAATTAAGAAGACTGTTAATGTAAGTGCCGATTCTCGATTAAATTTTCGTGAAAAACCTACTACAACCTCAAAGGTTCTATCAACATTAGAAAAGGGTACGGTTGTTTCTATCCATTCAGAGGATAATGGATGGTCAAAGATCACTGTAAATGGAACAAGTGGGTATGTTAGTACACAATATCTTACTGTAATCGAATCAACTCTTCCTGTAAAAGAACAGAACGATGCACAGGAAATAGATAAAACTATAAAATATGTAAATGTTAGTGACAGTTCTAACTTAAATATGAGAGACAATCCCTCCACTAGTGGGTCTATTATACATAAATTAAAAAGTAATAAAGAAGTTATTGTTTATTCAGAAGTGAACGGATGGTCTAAAATTAAAGTGGACGGAACAGAGGGTTTTGTAAGTACACAATTTCTTTCTCAGAAAAAACCTATAAACACTAGTTCAAAAGTAGAAGTTGAGAACAATACAAAACAACCTCTTACAAAATATGTGAATGTGTTAAAAGGATCGAATCTTAATATGAGAAATAGCAACACCACAAAAAGTTCAGTCATCCTAAAACTAGCAAGTGGTGTAGAAGTAAAGGTATTATCAGTGAAAAGTGATTGGACATATATTGAAGCATATGGTCAAAAGGGGTTTGTAAGTTCAAGATATTTAGCTGATAAACAAGATAGGGAGCCAGAAAACCTTAAGGAAACCGAAGAAATAAAAACTGTCCTAAAATATGTTGATGTAAACTCTAACTCTACTTTAAACTTACGGTCAAGTGCTTCTACAAATGCTTCTATTATAGCCAAGCTAAAGAAGGATACAGAGGTTAGGGTTATATCTGAAAGAGATGGATGGTCTAAAGTTGATATAGGTGGAAAAGTCGGCTATGCAAGTAGCAAATTTTTAAAGGGAAGAACAGAAGCCCCAGAAACAACTACTGATAAAAATCAGGACAAAGAAGTCCAAGTAAATAATAAGAAATATGTTCACGTACCGTCAGGATCAAGTTTGAATTTACATAATAATCCTTCTTCATCAGCATCAGTTATTGTCAAAATTGCTAGAGGAGTAGAAGTAAACGTAATTTCTGATTCGAATTCTTGGTCTAAGATAGAAGTATATGGTCATCAGGGATATGTTAACTCTGAGAGTCTATCATTGACAAAACCTGAACAAGAATCCAGCAAACCTAAAGAAACTGTGGTTTTAAAATATGTGAATGTTCCAGTAGGATCTAATCTGAACATGAGAACTACTCCTTCAACATCAGGTAACATCATCACAAAACTAGCTAGAGGGTCAGTAGTTTCAGTTATTTCCGAGAAAAATGGTTGGACTAAAATTAATATAAACGGAAGAAACGGATATGCAAGTTCACAATATCTTTCATTGGTGGAGATAAATCACTCAGGAACGATTAATGGCACAATTTCAAAGACTTATATATCATATGATTTATCATTTGACGAATTCACCGCACTACAAATGAAAGCTAATCCGCAAACAGATAGGAAATATAAAACATACATAAGAGAAGATGCTTTAGTTATCAAAAATAGTGAATTACCAACAAAAGGAACAGTAAGTGGAAATGGGTGGAATGTACGGGGTGGTGCAGGCACTAATTTTTGGGTTATCGGAAAAGTAGATCATGGTCAAGACCTACAAATCATCTCAAATCATAAAGGGTCTGATGGTTTTATCTGGTATGAAGTAAATTATGATAAAACTTGGGTTAACGCAAGTCGGGAAGATGTAAAATATTATTTAAACCCAGCTAACTTTAGCAATAATCAAGTCGATATTTTTCAGTTTTTAAAGCTATCCGAAACAACGAATTTAAATGTTACTGAAGTTAATGAACGTATTTTATCAAATAAAGGAATTTTATCTGGACAAGCCGAAACATTTATTGCAGCCGGTGAAATGTACGGCATCAATGAAATTTATTTAATTTCTCATGCCTTATTAGAAACAGGGAATGGACAATCTGATCTTGCAAAAGGATTTAAAATAAACGGGAAAACGGTTTATAATATGTTTGGAATTGGTGCCTTTGATGGGAGTGCTTTGACTAGTGGTGCAGAATATGCATACAATGCAGGTTGGTTTACTCCTGAAGATGCTATCATAGGTGGAGCCAAGTTTATTGCACAAGGCTATATTAATGCTGGTCAAGATACGATCTACAAAATGAGATGGAATCCAGGCGGTGCTTTAGAAAAAGGGCATGCAACACATCAATATGCTTCTGATATCGGTTGGGCATTAAAACAGGTAAAACAAATTCACAATCTCTATAGTTTGCTAGATTCCTATGAGGTCAAACTTGAAATCTCACAATATAAATAG